The proteins below come from a single Halobacillus salinarum genomic window:
- a CDS encoding SepM family pheromone-processing serine protease gives MKGNKRIIITGVIAILIVAFLGAYRLPYYVYKPGTADALDPIVEVDNGYKSEGDMHLVTVRGGQATPLQWLIAKIRPYQEIYPIEQIRPEGISEEEYFHAQLRMMESSQEAAKVVAYKAADKQVNINYEGVYVVNTLKGMPAEKQLKGGDQILKIDGNKIKESADLIQYVEKLKKGDTVSLTIKRKDKTLTKDVKLAPFPNEPDRIGVGISLVTDRSIDVKPKVKVKSGEIGGPSAGLMFSLEMYDQLTKGDLTQGKQICGTGEITYDGQVGKIGGIDKKVVAANKEGCSVFFAPNEEGREDSNYQVAKTTAKDLHTDMKVVPVDTFNDALTYLKKM, from the coding sequence ATGAAAGGGAATAAGAGAATCATTATTACGGGAGTCATAGCTATTCTGATTGTGGCTTTTCTAGGGGCGTATCGACTCCCTTATTACGTTTATAAACCGGGTACGGCAGACGCGCTGGATCCTATTGTAGAAGTAGACAATGGTTATAAAAGTGAAGGAGATATGCACCTCGTTACAGTTCGAGGTGGCCAAGCCACTCCATTACAATGGTTGATTGCCAAGATTAGACCCTACCAGGAAATCTATCCGATCGAGCAAATTCGGCCGGAAGGGATCTCTGAAGAGGAATATTTTCACGCTCAGCTGCGGATGATGGAATCTTCTCAGGAAGCTGCGAAGGTGGTGGCGTACAAAGCAGCAGATAAACAAGTAAATATTAATTATGAAGGTGTATATGTCGTAAATACACTTAAAGGTATGCCAGCCGAAAAGCAACTGAAGGGTGGAGACCAAATATTAAAAATCGATGGGAATAAGATTAAAGAATCCGCAGACTTAATTCAATATGTTGAAAAGTTAAAGAAAGGGGATACGGTTTCTTTAACGATCAAAAGAAAGGACAAAACATTAACGAAAGATGTCAAACTTGCTCCTTTTCCTAATGAGCCAGACAGGATTGGGGTGGGAATATCTTTAGTAACAGATCGATCTATCGATGTGAAGCCGAAGGTGAAAGTAAAAAGCGGTGAAATTGGAGGCCCAAGTGCAGGGTTGATGTTTTCGCTGGAAATGTACGACCAATTGACTAAAGGAGATTTGACTCAAGGGAAGCAGATCTGTGGAACTGGAGAAATTACTTACGATGGTCAAGTGGGTAAGATAGGCGGAATTGATAAGAAAGTTGTTGCCGCTAATAAAGAAGGCTGCAGCGTTTTCTTTGCTCCGAATGAAGAGGGCAGGGAGGATTCTAATTATCAAGTGGCAAAAACAACCGCAAAGGATCTGCATACTGATATGAAGGTTGTGCCTGTAGATACATTTAATGATGCACTTACGTATTTAAAGAAAATGTAA
- a CDS encoding patatin-like phospholipase family protein: protein MNRPKIGLALGSGGARGFSHLGVLKVLEENNIPVDMIAGSSMGALVGSFVAAGQTIENLYKLAFTFKRKYYLDFTVPKMGFIQGRRIKEYIRLFTFGKSIEEFDMPISIIATDLYAGEKKIFTTGPASEAVRASIAIPGIFVPERINDRLYIDGGVMDRVPVSVVKEMGADVVIAVDCAHFEADPNITSIYDVIIQSIDIMQDELVTAMGVSSDADVMIRPDVSQFSARAFTNIQEIVKAGETAALSQLKQIQEKLAGWKES, encoded by the coding sequence GTGAACCGACCCAAAATTGGATTAGCACTGGGTTCTGGAGGAGCAAGAGGTTTTTCACATTTGGGTGTACTTAAAGTTCTCGAGGAGAATAACATCCCTGTCGATATGATTGCAGGAAGCAGTATGGGAGCTTTGGTAGGTTCTTTTGTTGCGGCAGGGCAGACAATTGAAAACTTATACAAACTGGCATTCACCTTTAAACGGAAATATTACCTTGATTTTACTGTTCCTAAAATGGGCTTCATTCAAGGACGTAGAATTAAGGAATATATCCGTTTATTTACGTTTGGAAAATCAATAGAAGAGTTCGACATGCCCATTTCCATTATTGCGACCGATTTATACGCAGGTGAGAAAAAAATATTTACCACAGGACCTGCCAGTGAGGCTGTGCGTGCCAGCATAGCTATTCCTGGGATTTTTGTGCCTGAACGGATCAATGATCGCCTGTACATCGATGGAGGCGTCATGGACCGAGTACCTGTCTCGGTCGTAAAAGAGATGGGAGCTGATGTGGTTATTGCAGTGGATTGCGCTCATTTCGAAGCTGATCCTAATATCACATCCATCTATGATGTTATCATTCAAAGTATTGATATCATGCAGGATGAATTAGTGACGGCGATGGGCGTTTCTTCTGATGCTGATGTAATGATTCGCCCGGATGTTTCACAATTTAGCGCACGTGCTTTTACTAACATTCAAGAAATCGTAAAGGCGGGGGAAACGGCTGCACTTTCTCAGCTGAAACAAATACAAGAAAAGCTGGCGGGTTGGAAGGAGTCTTGA
- the ylbJ gene encoding sporulation integral membrane protein YlbJ codes for MILEVQKTEKGKKALIIAKLKTIWLTALSLSIAIALILNPKEALTASLRGLDLWWEIVFPSLLPFFITAELLIGFGVVHGLGVLCEKFMRPLFNVPGAGGFVWIMGMASGYPAGAKWTVDLRKKGQVSRIEAERLVAFTNSSSPLFLFGAVAVGFFHNPSLGILLALSHYGGNFIIGLLMRFYKSKESPLTTEKRGNASIIEAFRVLHQSRIKDGRPIGKLMGDAVVKSVDTLLMVGGFIMLFSVINELMKVTQAIDLFSYFLSWTSLPQVFHAPFIAGLLEMTTGIGKVTETHTSLIAQLIIASFILGFHGLSIQAQIASILAETDIRFKPYAIARIGHGCIAAILMVVLYHATSSFNSFQMETLPIWSPNESFTYPLLYWFHEYGPPITIMMIILMTAIKWRSEKN; via the coding sequence ATGATTTTAGAAGTACAGAAAACTGAAAAAGGAAAGAAGGCGCTTATCATTGCGAAGCTAAAAACGATTTGGCTGACTGCTCTTTCTTTAAGTATAGCCATTGCTTTAATTTTAAATCCAAAGGAAGCGTTAACCGCAAGCCTCAGGGGACTGGACTTATGGTGGGAAATCGTCTTTCCCTCACTTCTGCCTTTTTTCATCACAGCAGAGCTGCTAATTGGTTTTGGCGTGGTACATGGGTTGGGAGTGCTTTGCGAGAAGTTCATGCGTCCGTTATTTAATGTACCCGGTGCTGGCGGCTTTGTATGGATTATGGGGATGGCAAGCGGTTACCCGGCAGGAGCAAAATGGACAGTGGATTTGAGGAAAAAAGGACAAGTCAGCCGAATCGAAGCAGAAAGACTCGTAGCCTTTACGAATTCGTCAAGTCCTCTCTTTCTTTTCGGAGCGGTAGCTGTCGGCTTTTTCCACAATCCATCACTTGGAATTCTGCTTGCACTTTCTCATTATGGTGGAAACTTTATCATAGGTTTACTCATGCGATTCTATAAAAGTAAAGAATCTCCGTTAACGACTGAAAAAAGAGGAAATGCCTCTATAATTGAAGCATTTCGTGTCCTCCACCAATCAAGGATAAAAGATGGGCGGCCTATTGGAAAGCTGATGGGGGATGCAGTTGTAAAATCCGTAGATACCTTATTAATGGTAGGCGGATTTATCATGCTGTTTTCAGTTATTAATGAGTTGATGAAGGTGACACAAGCTATTGACCTGTTTTCCTATTTCCTTTCATGGACAAGCCTGCCTCAAGTCTTCCATGCTCCTTTCATTGCCGGTCTCTTAGAAATGACGACCGGAATTGGAAAAGTCACCGAAACCCATACTAGTTTAATCGCTCAGCTTATCATCGCAAGCTTTATACTAGGCTTCCATGGACTATCCATTCAAGCTCAGATCGCCAGCATTTTGGCTGAAACTGACATTCGATTTAAACCCTATGCAATAGCAAGAATAGGACATGGCTGTATTGCAGCAATCCTTATGGTAGTTCTTTACCACGCGACCAGTAGTTTTAATAGTTTCCAAATGGAGACACTGCCGATATGGAGTCCTAATGAAAGCTTTACTTATCCATTGCTTTATTGGTTTCATGAATACGGACCGCCAATAACTATCATGATGATTATTCTAATGACAGCCATTAAATGGCGCTCTGAAAAAAATTAA
- the coaD gene encoding pantetheine-phosphate adenylyltransferase, protein MTRLAICPGSFDPLTYGHLDIIQRGAKVFDHVIVTVFNNQSKSPLFNVEERVELIKESITTIENVSVDQCGGLLMDYAEEKNAQAIIRGLRAVSDFEYEMQITSMNRKLNEKIETFFMMTNNQYSFLSSSIVKEVAKYRANISDLVPPPVEEALKNKYK, encoded by the coding sequence ATGACACGCTTAGCTATTTGCCCGGGAAGCTTTGACCCCCTTACATACGGACACTTAGATATCATCCAACGGGGTGCTAAAGTATTTGATCACGTAATTGTTACTGTATTTAATAATCAAAGCAAATCCCCGTTGTTTAATGTAGAAGAACGAGTCGAATTAATTAAAGAATCGATTACTACAATTGAGAACGTTTCTGTTGATCAATGCGGCGGGTTACTAATGGATTACGCTGAGGAAAAGAATGCGCAGGCGATCATACGGGGGCTCAGAGCTGTTAGTGACTTTGAATATGAAATGCAAATTACATCGATGAACCGCAAGTTAAATGAGAAGATAGAAACCTTCTTTATGATGACCAACAACCAATACTCTTTTTTAAGTTCAAGTATTGTTAAGGAAGTGGCTAAATACCGGGCGAATATTTCAGATTTAGTTCCGCCTCCTGTTGAGGAAGCATTAAAAAACAAGTATAAGTGA
- the rsmD gene encoding 16S rRNA (guanine(966)-N(2))-methyltransferase RsmD, with protein MRVIAGEFKGRQLKSVPTHKTRPTTDKVKEAVFHVIGPYFDGGTALDLFAGSGGLGIEALSRGIESCVFVDQQQKAIGTIYENLELLRLQNRVEVFKTDAMRALKAANKRELDFSLIFLDPPYKKFSYKELIEKILNYKLLQQEGTIICEHDASEHVPDEIGELKLVKTEQYGTNIAVSIYKEGEIV; from the coding sequence ATGAGAGTTATTGCAGGTGAATTCAAGGGTCGGCAGCTGAAATCTGTACCTACCCATAAAACACGGCCGACAACCGATAAAGTTAAAGAAGCCGTATTTCATGTGATTGGACCATACTTTGATGGAGGAACGGCTTTGGATCTGTTTGCAGGCAGTGGCGGCCTGGGGATCGAAGCCTTGAGCAGAGGTATAGAATCCTGTGTATTTGTGGATCAGCAGCAGAAAGCGATCGGGACGATATATGAGAATCTTGAACTTCTGCGTTTGCAAAATAGAGTCGAAGTGTTCAAAACAGATGCTATGCGGGCATTAAAAGCTGCGAATAAAAGAGAGCTTGACTTTTCACTTATTTTTCTCGATCCTCCTTACAAGAAATTTTCCTACAAAGAGTTAATAGAGAAAATATTGAATTACAAGCTGCTTCAACAAGAAGGGACAATTATCTGTGAGCATGACGCAAGTGAGCACGTTCCTGATGAAATAGGGGAACTCAAGCTTGTTAAAACGGAACAGTATGGCACGAATATTGCTGTATCGATATATAAAGAAGGAGAGATCGTATGA
- a CDS encoding DUF7147 family protein, whose amino-acid sequence MIQKFIELGEGYSDLYELIELGNRMPERIHQAVAFYSEKNNKPVCSLALIMKPALKDKFQPIYICREGIPNPHEIPNQRFTMFQEMVENSGLSLKEFTIKPSVTFPETALYYQYLTGILRTNKMLPPLS is encoded by the coding sequence ATGATTCAAAAATTTATTGAACTTGGCGAAGGCTATTCCGATTTATATGAGCTGATTGAATTAGGCAATCGAATGCCAGAACGAATCCACCAGGCTGTCGCCTTTTATAGTGAGAAAAATAATAAACCTGTTTGTTCCCTTGCTCTCATTATGAAACCCGCTCTGAAAGATAAATTTCAGCCAATTTACATATGCAGAGAAGGAATCCCGAACCCTCATGAAATTCCTAATCAGAGATTTACAATGTTTCAAGAGATGGTCGAAAATTCAGGTCTATCATTAAAGGAATTTACAATCAAACCTTCTGTCACATTTCCAGAAACAGCCTTATACTATCAGTATCTAACAGGAATTTTAAGAACTAATAAAATGCTGCCCCCTTTGTCCTGA
- a CDS encoding YlbG family protein, which translates to MRTKRQGIIVYFQHMKNIRQIKKHGHLIHASKKLKYALVYVNQDQIEEKMERLERLPFVSRVVPSYKPYVQTEFENAKPDKAKQYDYKMGI; encoded by the coding sequence ATGAGAACGAAACGCCAAGGAATCATTGTTTATTTTCAGCATATGAAAAACATTCGGCAAATTAAAAAGCATGGTCATTTAATTCATGCTTCCAAAAAGCTAAAATATGCGCTTGTATATGTCAATCAAGACCAGATTGAAGAAAAAATGGAGCGGCTGGAGCGTTTACCTTTTGTATCCCGTGTCGTTCCTTCTTATAAGCCATACGTTCAAACCGAATTTGAAAATGCTAAACCCGATAAAGCAAAACAATATGATTATAAAATGGGGATATAG
- a CDS encoding YlbF family regulator, translating into MLATMEIVDLLDRSEAVGQMVMDSETMQHYQQAKQDLANDQEAQQLIKNFQDIKEHYEDVQRFGRYHPDYNDIMKRVRSVKREMDMNEKVALFKKAEREVQKLLDEISESVAFSVSQQIKVPRNGMALTDTGCGCGSGGGCGCAS; encoded by the coding sequence ATGCTAGCAACAATGGAAATCGTTGACTTGCTGGATCGTTCTGAAGCTGTTGGACAAATGGTGATGGACTCAGAAACGATGCAGCACTACCAGCAAGCGAAACAGGATCTTGCTAATGATCAAGAAGCCCAACAACTCATAAAGAATTTTCAAGATATAAAAGAACATTATGAAGATGTTCAGCGTTTTGGCAGGTACCACCCTGATTATAACGACATCATGAAGCGTGTACGCAGTGTTAAGAGAGAGATGGACATGAATGAAAAAGTTGCCCTTTTTAAGAAGGCAGAACGTGAAGTACAGAAGCTTCTAGATGAGATCAGCGAAAGTGTTGCCTTTAGTGTCAGCCAGCAAATTAAAGTTCCGCGTAACGGAATGGCGCTTACAGATACCGGATGCGGCTGTGGAAGCGGGGGCGGCTGTGGCTGTGCTTCATAA